Part of the Deltaproteobacteria bacterium genome is shown below.
ACCGGCGATCGGGGGATTTTTCTACGGCGAGGGCACTGCGGCCGATGCCAATAAGACGTATTGCATCGATCCGCCACTCCAGTCGTCGCTGCGACAGCTGGCCACGAAACACAATGGCTTGGTTCCCACATGGGAGCTGGTCTACATCCTTTCCACCGGAAGCCACTGGAAAGGGCCGATCCGCGACTTTCGTTTGGTGATCGATAAAGAAAAACCGGAGCGGTTGCTCTCACTGTGCATTGATGGGATCCGCAAGATCAGTCCGACACAATTCGAAGTCCGCAAGACCAACTTTACGCCACAGACCGATCTGCACATTGCGTTCTTCGGCGATGCGGGCGCGGCCGCGGAGTAAACAAATCCCTTTTTCCGCTTGAATTTATCCCCAGCAACGCTAGGAACCCACCCCACTCCCCCAGATCGGCGGGGTGGTAGTTCAGTTGGTTAGAACGCCGCCCTGTCACGGCGGAGGGGCAAGGGCGCGGCGACGAATTTGTCGCCGCATAGCCGGCGGCAGTGATGACCACGACGCGACGAACAGGAGCGTCGTGCACCGCAGCGGGGGTTCGAGCAGTGGAATTTTTTGTGCGTTAGCGATTAAGGTCGATTGGTCAGCGGGGTGGTAGTTCAGTTGGTTAGAACGCCGCCCTGTCACGGCGGAGGTCGCGGGTTCGAGTCCCGTCCACCCCGCTGACCAATCTACACCGAACTTGCTGCCTCGATCATCGTCCACCGCACAATGCCCTTGACACTGCCTGCATCACCGCACTAGTACAATTGGTATGTCACCAAAACTCCTCACCGCGCCGACCCACCATCATACGCTTCACTGGTGGTTGGCCCCCGCCAACCGACACGCATAATCATCCGTCAGTTTCGTTTCGCAAAAACCCACACCAATCCCCGACTGCGGGGAAAAGGAGAGACGTTATGACACCACCCACGGTGAAGTTCGGCACGACCACGCAAGACATCTGCACCAAACGCGCAGGTTACAGGAAATTCGACCCGTCGAGTTATGGTGAATGCGTGCGGACGGAGCGAATCACCGTCCCGACCGCGACGATTTGTGTCCCCACGCAGGATGCGGGCGAATCCTGTGTCGCGCTGCCGCCGGAGACGGCGAAAACCCTCTTTGATCAATATCAGCGGCTGTTAAATGGAGCCGAAAAGGAACCGGTACGTGGATATCAGGGACGTTCTTACTATGGTGGCCCCAAATCAACTTTCCCTTGTTTCTAGCGCCGATCGTCGGTTGATACGCCCGTGTGGGAAGCTGTTGCCCACACGGGCGAACCGACATCATTACGCTTCTGGGCTTCAGGCACGAGCACGTTTCATTTGACATGACATGATAATGTACAATATGATGACATATCGGAGGCGTGCGCCATGCAAAATGTCACATTTAGCGAGTTGCGGAATAACGCGAAAAAATATTTCGATGCCGTGGAATCCGGCGAAACGCTGGAGGTGTATCGGAATGGCAAACCGATCGCGATGATCTCGCCAGCACGTGAACACTCGCTCAGTCGCTGGCGATCCGCCCGTCCGCTGAAGATTGCCGGCATCTCGCTCAGTCGACTGATCATGCAAGAACGCGAGGAATAATCGTGCGCCTGTTTCTCGATTCATCCGCACTGGCCAAACGGTATCTCGACGAGGCAGGCTCGGAGCTCGTCGCCGAGCAGTGCACACGGGCAACGGAGATCCTCTTGTCGGTCATCGCCATTCCCGAGGTCCTCTCCGCGTTGAATCGCCTGCGCCGCGAGGGCCACATGCAGAGCCCGCAGTATCGACGTCTAAAATCCACACTCATGCTGGACGTCGAGCAAGCTGCGATCGTTGAGTTGTCGCCGGCCGTCGTTCAAAAGACCGTGCATTGCATCGAACACTGTGCAGTCAAGACACTGGACGCGATCCAAATCGCCTCCGCCCTCATTGCGGAGTGCGACCGTTTTCTCTCCGCCGATCACCGCCAACTCGCGGCGGCCAAACGGATGGGGCTGCGCATCGCCGCGATGTAATCCCCTAATACTCCGATTCCATTTCGCTCTTTGACGCGGTTTTTTTGCGGGTGGCGTTTTTGGTGCCGGTTTTGGCCGGGGGGATCGTGGATTGCGGGATCGGGTCGATCGTGATGACGCCGGACTCGGCGGTCTTCGCGGTCGCGGTTGCGGTCGCTTTGGCGGCGCTGCGCGTGGCCGTCGCCTTCGCATTCTTCGTGGTCGCGGAGGCGTTCGAGGTCAGCGTCTTCTCGACGATCGTCGCCGCTTTCGGCGGCGTGCTCGACACACTCGCCGGCGCGGCCTTGATGCTCCCTTTATACGAGGACGAGAGCCACGTCGGTTTTTCGACCGGGGTGTCGAGTGCGGCATCGAATGCCGTGCTCGATGTGGTGACGCCTTTACTCGTGGTCGGGGCCGAACGGACGGGGGGACCAACGGCCGGTCCGACCGGTGACAGCGGCGGCACACTGATGATCGGTGCCGGACCGGTCGGGGCGCCGCGCGTGGCACCGGCGGCTGGCGCGCCACGGGACATTTCATACGACTCCGGCCCTGGCAACACGGACTTCACCGACGACGGACGCACTGGGGTCTGGGCTGGGGGTTCTGTCCAGCCCTCGCTGAATTCGAGCAAGTCTTCGCGGTGCGTGCGGATCATGTCGCGGATCGTCTCTTGCTGCTTCTTCCCATAATTTTGCTGCACGAAACTGTTCCGCTGCTCGATCTTCCGCTGCAGGATATCTTGGAAGTCGCGCGAATCACGGACGATGTATGGGGTCAGAAAGATCAGGAGATTGCGTTTGCCCACTTGTTTATTGGTGCGCGAGAAAAAGAACCCGAGCAGCGGGATATCGCCCAACACCGGGATCTTCCGCTTCCCGGCGGTCATTTCATCTTGCATCAGTCCGCCGATCACGATCGTCTGGCCGTCTTGACACAACACGTTGGTCTGAACCTTGCGCTTACTCTTGGACGGGGCATTCAATCCTTGCACGCGCGCACCGAAGGTCGAAAGTTCCTGCTCGATCTTCAACGCAATGGAATCGCCGTAGCCCACCGACGGCTTAATCTTCATCGTGAGTCCCGCTTCTTCGTACTGGACGGGATTGATCGTCGTGACGCCGCCTTGCCCGATTGACTGCGCGCCGGGGATCGGCTCTTTTTCTTGGACTTCGATCGTCGCCTCTTCGTTTTCCAATGTGAGCAGATTCGGCGTCGAGATGATATTCGCATTGCCGTACGTGGAGAGCGCGGTGATGAACGCTGAAAAAGCGGGGATCGAGATCGATTGGCTCTGCCCCTGGGCGCCGACGGTTTGGAGATTGACGGTGCGTTGGCTGATCAAGCCGCCGAGCAGCGCCGGCGCCGATTCGGGCCCGCTCAGCAGACCGCTCTGGATCCCGGACAATGCTCCAAACGACTGGCCGAAGCCCAACGCCGCGCCCGCGCCGATGCCGCCATGCCCGGAGAATCCGTAATCCTTGCTGGTGTCGATGGAGAGTTCCATCACAACCGCTTCGAGATAGACTTGGCGGCGGCGGACGTCGAGTTTGCTGATGACCTTCTCGACCAACGTCTTGAAGTCTTTAAATGTCGAAGTGATGATCAACGCATTCACCGTTTTGTCGGCAGTGACTTTAATGCCGCCCTCCAGCTCCGCGACAACCGCGCCACTGTCGGCGGCCTGGCCCTTTCCGCCTTTCCCCGGCTCCGGTTTCTTGGCCGTACCGGAAACCAACGTGGTGAGCGTCGTGGCCAGTTCATCGGCCTTGGCGTATTTGAGATAGTAGACGTGGATGTGGCCCTCTTGGCCACTGGCCATCTTTTGATCGAGACGCTGGATGATGGAGCGGACTTGGTCCATCGCCCGCTTGCTGGCGAGCACGATGATGGAATTGGTTCGATCGTCGGGAATCAGTTTCGACACTTCTTCAATGTCGACCGGCTCGCCGGCTTTCGGCTTCGTCTTCCCGGCTTGGGTCTTTTGTTCGAACAATTGGTTCACGATCCCGGCGATCTCCTTTGCCGACGCGTGCTTCACTGGCATAATTTCCATCGTCTGCTGCGGACCCTCTTGATCGAGTTCCTTCACGATCTTCATCAACCGATCGATGTTGGTCCCGGAGTCGGTGATGATCAGCGTGTTGGTTTGGGTGTACGCGCTGATCGAACCGCCTTTGGAGATCATGTCTTTGATGGCGTCGTACATATCCTTGGCGCTGATATTCCGCATCGTCACCAAGCGGGTAATGAAAAGGTCGGACACCGGCGTCGTATCGACGTGGGTCGGGATCGGGTATTTTTTCGCATCGGTCAGGCCGACGACCTTGAAGACTCCGCCGGGCCCTTCCACGATGGTGTATCCGGCCACGTTCAATGCGGAGAGAAAGGCTTGATAGACCTCGCCGCGCGTCATTGGGCGTTCGGAGAGGATCGTGATCTCTTTCGACTGGACGCTGGAATCGAGAATGAAATTGCGTTTCGTCCACGCACTGATCTGCCGGATGATATCTTCGATTTTGGCCTTCGGCGCGTTGAGGCAAAAATGTTGGTCGTCGAGATGGTCGCAGTCGAGATTGGTCCCGGTCGCGGCGCCGTCCCCCGTTGGACCTCCTGCACTCGGTGCCGGTGCGGGCGCCGTGCCCGGCGAGGTCAGCACCTCCGGCACTTCGGTCTCGACCGACGTCGGATCCGATTCCCCCGCCGGCACTTGCGCCATGCCCGGCGGCGTCATCAGGCAGAGACATACGAGTGCCACGAATCGCTTACCGCACTTCATATTCATACGTTTCCACTTTACTGCTCCGTTGCAAGTCGAGCGTGAACTGTGTCTGTTCCTTTAGCTGACCGAACAATTGAAATCCACTCTTCACATCAAGATCTTGCCCGTTGATGCGGCTCAAGACATCGCCGCGCCGCAGCCCCAATTTGGCAAACAGCGAGCCAGGCTTAATGGAGAGGATCTTGACGCCTTCGGCCTTCCCCTCTTTGTTGAAGTTCGGGACGACACGAATTTCCGTATAGAGTTGATCGAGATGGCCCAACGCGGCGTCCAGTTCGGTGCGATTGATGACAAATTTATTGGGACCCGCCTCGGTGACTTGTTCGCCGGTCGGGGCGCCGGTCGGTTCCGGCGTGGGCTTGCCACCGACGAGATCCCCCCCTTTGCTGGGAGGGCCGAACATGGAAGAGCTCATGTCGTTCTGCAATTCGGCGTATTCCAACCGTCCGTTGTTGTGAAATTCGATCCGCCGTGATTTGACGAGCACTAAGCGGGTCCCGGGAAACGATTTGCTCGCGCGGCCGACGCTCCAGACTTCGTTCTCTTTGCCACCCGAAATAATCGTACTGGAGCGGGAGTCTTTTCCCTCGCCTACGGCCAACGTCCCGACGACTTTCATATTCAGCGCAGTTTTCACCGCTTCCCCCGACGGCACCACCGGTTCCACCGCTTGCGCCTGGCACTCCGGCCGGGCATCTCCGGGAACGCACGGCTCGGCGGTGACGACTTTTTGGATCGTGGCATCGAAAATGTTGCGATCCACGATCGCCTGATAGTGTTCCCGCTCTTCGATCTTGATATCGAACGGGGCACCGCCCGCGCCCTTGCTCACGACGCCGATGGAGCGTGGGACTTCGAGCAAGGTCGCAATGTACACATTCGCAATCTTCGCCAAAAAATAGGCCGCGAGGATAACGACGGCACAATTGAGCAGCCAACCATATTGTTTCAGGACCCCATCCACCCGCACTCTCCGAAAAGTGGCCGGATTCTAACAGACTTAGCGGAACACGCAAACATCTTTACGCGACGACGCACGGAAGCGTACAATTTGCCGTGATGCGATGGAGTCTCTATCTCGGCGCCGGCCTCGGCTGGATCTACGGAGGGAGCCAAGTAACCACGAACCGCCCCCTGGCCCTCCTGTACTTCTGTTGCGGCCTCCTGAGCTGGACCTTCATGGAATATGCGGTGCATCGTTGGTTCCTGCATCGGCACAACATGATCGCGTCGGGCAGCGACCCCCTCCGTTGCTGGCACCGCGCTCACCACGCCACACCGGAGGCGCCACACCGACTACCCCTCCCACTCCCATTCAGCCTGACCGGCTATGCGATGTGCCTGATCGTCGCGTGGAGCTGGTCGCAGACATGGCCGCTGGCCGGATTGGCCGCCACCGGATGGAGCCTCGGCTACCTCGCGTATGAATGGCTGCATCGGATGTATCATTTAGGCACACCACAGCACCGCATCTCACGAGCGCTGCGTCGCCACCACCTGATTCATCATTACGCCGAACCGGAACGGGCGTTCGGGATCACGACCCCGTTCTGGGACCTCTTCTTCTGGACCTGGCCCCGCCACCGTGCCCCATTGACCCTCGCCACCGAACAGAAAAAATGGTTAAGACGGTAACCAGGCAAGTCAAAATGCAAAATGCAAATATCAAAATGCAAAATGAATCGGACCACGTACGTCTGCGATTTTGCATTTTGCATTTTGCACTTTGCATTTTGACTTGCTCCCTTTGCCTTATGCATTTCCCGGCCCTGGCCGCCCCGCCGCCGCCAATTCGGCCGAACTTCTCGATGGAATACGTCGTCACCGTCCCGACCGATCCGTATAGCCCGATCGGCGTCGAGACGCGCTTGCAAGGGGGCAATGAAATCCAACACGTGGTGTGGAATTTCGGGGATCAAGTCCCCGAAGCCCTGACGGCATCGGGCGAAATCGTCCCGCAAGGGCCGGGCGCATGGCGTTGGACTCCGGCGCGGATCGACGGCACCGTCCGGTATCAAATCGCCCCGAACCACCGACGTAACGTGAAAGGGTTCGATAGCTATCGCGCGGCGACCTGGTTGCTGACCCGCACCAGCCAACTCTTCCCGCGCAAACGCTATCTCAGCGCCCACCCGATTCGCGGCATGAGCCGAGTCACCTTTCAACTCCCGCCCGATTGGCAAGTGGTCAGCGCGATGCCCGCACTCGCCGCGCGCCGGTTCGACGCCTTGCCGCGCGGGTCCAGCATCGCCGCGCCGTACGGCTGGTTATTGATGGGACAGCTCGACGTGGTGCAACTCACGATCGCCGACGTCGCCGTCACGCTCGCGACCCCGAAGGAACCGACGTTTGACCTTACACCATTGCGCGAAACATTGGTCCGCGCGCTGCCGCGCTATCAACGACTCTTCGGCCGCTTGCCGCCGACGCTGCTGGTGATCGCCGGCCCGGAACCGATGTGGCACGGCGGACTCTCCGGCGAGGATTCGTTGTACGTCAGCCAACACTTGCCGCTCGTCTCCGCCGATTACACACCGACATTGCTCCACGAACTCTTCCACGTGTTGCAAGGGTTCCGCAAATCCAGTGTCCGGGCGGATTGGGTCGTGGAGGGCTTGGCCGAATACTATTCGCTCCATTTCGCCCGCGCGCTCCATATGATCACGCGCGCGGAATTTGCGAAGGGCGTGGCCAAATTCGACCGCCAAGCCACGTGGCGCGCGAACTTTTCCACCTCGACCGATCAGAGAGTGTTGTACAACGCCGCGCCGCTGCTGTTGTTCTATTTCGACCAACTGATTCGCGAACACTCCGCAGATCAAAAATCGCTGCGCGATGTGGTGCATGCCGTGGCCACGGCGGACGAAATTTCCACCGTCGGATTCAAACAGGCGTTAGCGAAAGTGCTCCCGGCCCTCGATTGGGACCGCCTCTTCCAACGGCATGTCTTCGGCGGCGAACGGCCGGAGTATGAGAAGTATTTGGAGCGGCTGAAACAACCGCAAGCGCGATGAACGCACACCGCCCCAAGGGGCGGGGAATCCACCTCCCTCTCCCTTTGTGAGGGGGAGGCCACCGAGACTATCACTATCTTGAATCCTCCCCCTCACCCTGGCCCTCTCCCCAAAGGGAGAGGGAATAAAAAAACGCGACACGTTGCGCGGAATTCCACTTGGAGAGATTAATCACCATGCGCACGTTCCCATAACATTTGATACGTCGCCAGTCCGCATGCGACGCGTTCTGCCACGGAGAGCGATGCGGTGGGCACTCCGTCAAGCGCCTCCAATAACGGACGCAGGCCAATATTGTTCGCGAGTTGGATTTGCAATCCGGGCCGGCCGTTGAGTTCCAGCACCATTGGGCCGTGATCGCGATCGAACACGATATCGACGCCGAGATAGCCGAGCGGTACCGCATCGTAACAACGCGCGCTGATTTCCAGCAGTCGTGGCCAATGCGGCAATGCGTGTCCGGCGAGCGGCGCTTCGGTGTCGGGGTGGCGCCGGACTGCGAGGCCGCGATAGAGACCGTGCCGCGTGATGCCGGTCGTCAGATCGATCCCGACGCCGACGCCGCCGACGTGGAGATTAGCGCGTCCGGCGGAGCGCCGCGTCGGCAGGCGCAGCATCGCCAACAGCGGGATGCCGCGGATGACGAGAAAGCGGAGATCCGGCAATCCGGTGACCGCCAACGAGTCCAGCACCGGATCGAGATGCAAACGTTGTTCGACGATTGCGGTGTCGGAGCGTTCATCCAGCGAATAGACACCGTCAAGGATCGCGTCGACGTGGCGCACTAAATCGCGGATCCGCCAGCGCCGTCCGTGACTCAGTTGCAAGCCGTCCGCCGTGCGTTCGCAAATCACGATCCCGCCGCCGCCATAGCCGCGCGCCGGCTTCACGACAAATTCCGCGTGGGCCGCGACGACCGACTCGAGGCGACGCAACTCATACCGATGGTGGATGATGTCATAGGTCGCCGGCGTCGGGAGCGCGTGGGCGTTCAAGCGCGTCTTCGTCATTTCTTTTTCATCGACGAGCGGGAGTAATTCGATCGGATTGAGCGGAAAGAGATAGCGACCGTTGCGTCGATTCAGGCCTAACACGGTCTGCCGCACGTAGCGGAATTGCGCCCACCGACTGTGTTCGCGGTGGATCGTGGTCATGCGGCCCTGCCTACGCGATAATAGCGCCACAGTTCGACGACGCGTAGTCCCTTCCACAGCCCGATCACGCCGGAGGCCGCGATCGTGGCGACTAACAGTTCCGGATAGACGATCACCAGCGATTGCAATTCCAACCATTCGGTCAGCAGATAGCCGA
Proteins encoded:
- a CDS encoding type II toxin-antitoxin system prevent-host-death family antitoxin: MQNVTFSELRNNAKKYFDAVESGETLEVYRNGKPIAMISPAREHSLSRWRSARPLKIAGISLSRLIMQEREE
- a CDS encoding type II toxin-antitoxin system VapC family toxin, which encodes MRLFLDSSALAKRYLDEAGSELVAEQCTRATEILLSVIAIPEVLSALNRLRREGHMQSPQYRRLKSTLMLDVEQAAIVELSPAVVQKTVHCIEHCAVKTLDAIQIASALIAECDRFLSADHRQLAAAKRMGLRIAAM
- the gspD gene encoding type II secretion system secretin GspD, producing MKCGKRFVALVCLCLMTPPGMAQVPAGESDPTSVETEVPEVLTSPGTAPAPAPSAGGPTGDGAATGTNLDCDHLDDQHFCLNAPKAKIEDIIRQISAWTKRNFILDSSVQSKEITILSERPMTRGEVYQAFLSALNVAGYTIVEGPGGVFKVVGLTDAKKYPIPTHVDTTPVSDLFITRLVTMRNISAKDMYDAIKDMISKGGSISAYTQTNTLIITDSGTNIDRLMKIVKELDQEGPQQTMEIMPVKHASAKEIAGIVNQLFEQKTQAGKTKPKAGEPVDIEEVSKLIPDDRTNSIIVLASKRAMDQVRSIIQRLDQKMASGQEGHIHVYYLKYAKADELATTLTTLVSGTAKKPEPGKGGKGQAADSGAVVAELEGGIKVTADKTVNALIITSTFKDFKTLVEKVISKLDVRRRQVYLEAVVMELSIDTSKDYGFSGHGGIGAGAALGFGQSFGALSGIQSGLLSGPESAPALLGGLISQRTVNLQTVGAQGQSQSISIPAFSAFITALSTYGNANIISTPNLLTLENEEATIEVQEKEPIPGAQSIGQGGVTTINPVQYEEAGLTMKIKPSVGYGDSIALKIEQELSTFGARVQGLNAPSKSKRKVQTNVLCQDGQTIVIGGLMQDEMTAGKRKIPVLGDIPLLGFFFSRTNKQVGKRNLLIFLTPYIVRDSRDFQDILQRKIEQRNSFVQQNYGKKQQETIRDMIRTHREDLLEFSEGWTEPPAQTPVRPSSVKSVLPGPESYEMSRGAPAAGATRGAPTGPAPIISVPPLSPVGPAVGPPVRSAPTTSKGVTTSSTAFDAALDTPVEKPTWLSSSYKGSIKAAPASVSSTPPKAATIVEKTLTSNASATTKNAKATATRSAAKATATATAKTAESGVITIDPIPQSTIPPAKTGTKNATRKKTASKSEMESEY
- a CDS encoding sterol desaturase family protein, producing MMRWSLYLGAGLGWIYGGSQVTTNRPLALLYFCCGLLSWTFMEYAVHRWFLHRHNMIASGSDPLRCWHRAHHATPEAPHRLPLPLPFSLTGYAMCLIVAWSWSQTWPLAGLAATGWSLGYLAYEWLHRMYHLGTPQHRISRALRRHHLIHHYAEPERAFGITTPFWDLFFWTWPRHRAPLTLATEQKKWLRR
- a CDS encoding alpha-L-glutamate ligase-like protein is translated as MTTIHREHSRWAQFRYVRQTVLGLNRRNGRYLFPLNPIELLPLVDEKEMTKTRLNAHALPTPATYDIIHHRYELRRLESVVAAHAEFVVKPARGYGGGGIVICERTADGLQLSHGRRWRIRDLVRHVDAILDGVYSLDERSDTAIVEQRLHLDPVLDSLAVTGLPDLRFLVIRGIPLLAMLRLPTRRSAGRANLHVGGVGVGIDLTTGITRHGLYRGLAVRRHPDTEAPLAGHALPHWPRLLEISARCYDAVPLGYLGVDIVFDRDHGPMVLELNGRPGLQIQLANNIGLRPLLEALDGVPTASLSVAERVACGLATYQMLWERAHGD